In Streptomyces sp. P3, one DNA window encodes the following:
- a CDS encoding putative phosphothreonine lyase domain-containg protein: MIVKTAPSAQQDAPSRETTEHWLWAAAPDAPLTEDDHPWSGKWLWFTPLSLLDRSWATIRTATEDGLLGYRSKAATLINTRTKSDDTRRPICVYTRDWRNIDDVQRVLTSLRALGIVDVLLYKTDSDTHNGRYGTGASTFVAPATKMKLIIPKRTREALEHQHAARAQARRTAAARRKAPVPKRT; the protein is encoded by the coding sequence GTGATCGTCAAGACCGCCCCATCGGCCCAGCAGGACGCCCCATCACGCGAGACCACCGAGCACTGGCTATGGGCCGCCGCCCCGGACGCCCCCCTGACCGAGGACGACCATCCCTGGAGCGGCAAGTGGCTCTGGTTCACCCCGCTCAGCCTCCTTGACCGCTCCTGGGCCACGATCCGCACCGCAACCGAAGACGGCCTTCTCGGCTACCGCAGCAAGGCGGCCACGCTCATCAACACCCGCACCAAAAGCGACGACACCCGCCGTCCCATCTGCGTCTACACCCGAGACTGGCGCAACATCGACGACGTCCAACGCGTCCTGACCAGCCTGCGGGCCCTCGGCATCGTCGACGTCCTGCTCTACAAGACCGACAGCGACACCCACAACGGCCGCTACGGCACCGGCGCCAGCACCTTCGTAGCGCCCGCCACCAAGATGAAACTGATCATCCCCAAGCGCACCCGTGAAGCACTCGAGCATCAGCACGCTGCACGCGCCCAGGCCCGCAGGACTGCCGCGGCCCGCAGGAAAGCTCCCGTGCCGAAGCGCACCTGA
- a CDS encoding ATP-binding protein — translation MSGDMDYGRLPAEDEDHFHRLDAHLVATDTLMTTLDDVQATIDAKAMMVAYGSAGYGKTMSVNSALRKIAPDNTYRLELRSGPTPRDIRHGLFNALGLPGEPPTRPIEFDTLLKETLSQTFRVLVCDEAQWMGRSSFEYWRHLWDDRNTDIAVIFAGGDNCYKVLKREPMLASRIFIWQKFTRMPEDEVVATLPAFHSLWAKVAPQMIRNIDRAAAHGNFRNWATITKHMLNGMKMKGLTEVKQDLVNWVYSKLGGM, via the coding sequence GTGAGCGGCGACATGGACTACGGCAGGCTTCCCGCGGAGGACGAGGACCACTTCCACCGCCTCGATGCGCATCTGGTGGCCACCGACACGCTCATGACGACCCTGGACGACGTCCAGGCGACGATCGACGCCAAGGCCATGATGGTCGCCTACGGATCGGCCGGATACGGCAAGACGATGTCGGTGAACTCGGCGCTGCGCAAGATCGCCCCCGACAACACCTACCGCCTGGAGCTGCGCTCGGGGCCAACCCCGCGCGACATCCGCCACGGACTGTTTAACGCCCTGGGGCTGCCCGGGGAACCGCCGACCCGGCCGATCGAATTCGACACCCTCCTGAAGGAGACGCTGTCGCAGACGTTCCGCGTGCTGGTGTGCGACGAGGCCCAGTGGATGGGCCGCAGTTCGTTCGAGTACTGGCGCCATCTGTGGGACGACCGCAACACCGACATCGCGGTGATCTTCGCCGGCGGCGACAACTGCTACAAGGTCCTCAAGCGTGAACCGATGCTGGCGTCACGGATCTTCATCTGGCAGAAGTTCACCCGCATGCCCGAGGACGAGGTCGTCGCCACGCTGCCGGCGTTCCACTCCCTGTGGGCCAAGGTGGCCCCGCAGATGATCCGCAACATCGACCGGGCCGCGGCACACGGCAACTTCCGCAACTGGGCCACCATCACCAAGCACATGCTCAACGGCATGAAGATGAAGGGCCTGACCGAGGTCAAGCAGGACCTCGTCAACTGGGTGTACAGCAAGCTGGGCGGCATGTAG
- a CDS encoding Mu transposase C-terminal domain-containing protein: protein MSDSSAGTQGAEKAVFTARSGRLAALPRLLSLDQSGELTSAHVKLVATAVGRSERAVWRWVAKARATGHVDAADRTRFSVTPEIRRLLVLWGGNASAVHRELKQRALNDPRLPAAPSLSTIHRALRRDLTPGERAGLAKGEAARRAFDVFGQRPATHRNAAWEGDHKCVPVRVLLEDQLVQPWVTWFIDCRTKVITGVAVTPHAPSADAVLAALRMALDRAEPFGPAGGLPGLIRVDRGKEFLCATVASALGAFAVPVVDLPAYSPHLKGTIEALNGAVEDMLFVSMPRYVHRQTLTGGRTADPDEPALSFEAFVELLLKWVHWWNTEHQPRALGGRTPMEAWSSDPTPLHDVAAEQLAHFGLEDDGRTRTITTQGVQWRNRHYIAPWMVGQAGIHVVVRHLPHHDTTIEVFDLKGAYLGSAVLAEAASEEQVNKVRKARTAKARRLRADMKAAARLRRERFEAVTTATPPERLGALTEAEAEAELAESDAADLRRADPDYIPHQPVPDGWARPIPPAADGPENDTPEENA, encoded by the coding sequence ATGAGTGACTCTTCTGCCGGCACGCAGGGTGCCGAGAAAGCGGTTTTCACCGCCCGCTCGGGGCGGCTGGCCGCGCTGCCGCGCCTGCTGTCGCTGGACCAGAGCGGCGAGCTGACCAGCGCGCACGTGAAGCTGGTCGCCACGGCCGTGGGCCGCTCGGAGCGGGCGGTGTGGCGGTGGGTCGCCAAGGCGCGCGCCACCGGCCACGTCGACGCGGCGGACCGGACACGGTTCAGCGTCACGCCGGAAATCCGGCGCCTGCTGGTGCTGTGGGGAGGCAACGCCTCCGCCGTGCACCGCGAGCTGAAGCAGCGGGCCCTGAACGATCCCCGGCTGCCTGCGGCCCCGTCGCTGTCGACGATCCACCGGGCGCTGCGCCGGGACCTGACGCCCGGGGAGCGGGCCGGGCTCGCCAAGGGGGAGGCCGCCCGGCGGGCCTTCGATGTGTTCGGGCAGCGCCCTGCCACGCATCGCAACGCCGCCTGGGAGGGCGACCACAAGTGTGTGCCCGTGCGGGTGTTGCTCGAGGACCAACTCGTGCAGCCCTGGGTGACCTGGTTCATCGACTGCCGCACCAAAGTCATCACAGGGGTGGCCGTGACGCCCCACGCACCCAGCGCGGATGCGGTGCTGGCGGCCCTGCGGATGGCCCTGGACCGTGCCGAGCCCTTCGGCCCGGCCGGCGGCCTGCCGGGCCTGATCCGGGTGGACCGCGGCAAGGAGTTCCTGTGTGCCACCGTGGCCTCGGCCCTGGGCGCCTTCGCCGTGCCCGTCGTCGATCTCCCGGCCTACAGCCCGCATCTGAAGGGCACCATCGAGGCGCTCAACGGTGCAGTCGAGGACATGCTGTTCGTCTCCATGCCGCGCTACGTGCACCGGCAGACTCTCACCGGCGGGCGCACCGCGGATCCGGACGAGCCCGCGCTCTCCTTCGAGGCGTTCGTGGAACTGCTGCTGAAGTGGGTGCACTGGTGGAACACCGAGCACCAGCCCAGGGCGCTGGGCGGCCGCACCCCGATGGAGGCGTGGTCGAGCGACCCCACTCCCCTGCACGACGTTGCCGCCGAACAGCTGGCCCATTTCGGGCTCGAGGACGACGGACGCACCCGCACCATCACCACGCAGGGCGTGCAGTGGCGCAACCGCCACTACATCGCCCCCTGGATGGTCGGCCAGGCCGGCATCCACGTGGTGGTGCGCCACCTGCCCCACCACGACACGACCATCGAGGTCTTCGACCTCAAGGGTGCGTACCTGGGCAGCGCCGTTCTGGCCGAGGCGGCCAGCGAGGAGCAGGTCAACAAGGTCCGCAAAGCCCGCACCGCCAAGGCGCGGCGGCTTCGCGCGGACATGAAGGCCGCCGCCCGGCTGCGCCGCGAGCGCTTCGAGGCCGTCACCACCGCCACCCCGCCCGAGCGTCTGGGTGCGCTGACCGAGGCGGAGGCCGAGGCAGAACTTGCCGAATCGGACGCCGCGGACCTGCGGCGGGCCGATCCCGACTACATCCCGCACCAGCCCGTCCCGGACGGCTGGGCGCGCCCGATCCCGCCGGCCGCGGACGGGCCGGAAAACGACACCCCTGAGGAGAACGCGTGA
- a CDS encoding AAA family ATPase: MKPLRLTLTGVRSYAGTCSIDFTGKRLLAILGNTGVGKSTILEAIIFALYGTCSWSKDPKAAYELIGKGCPSMDVAFEFSANGREWSVRRTLHADRKQRPQALLEPLAEDSADLQVDGKAAVTQAVTRIIGLDWDGFVSTVLLRQGKFDTLLKAPKAMRADILRHIFGINELERVRKRAGVRLERLNTQITEGTRARALLLPDPHAAASQALLDLERTRGIAARRRERLDALRAAQSRAVEHKHRKTGLDKAARLLRERAVADASITMAALARKKRELDAEAAEQETTGRDLTEKLEAAQGALDTAAQSGDTLRSLSSAFAVLSRLPERAAGLDAVEQRLKQEQEQHNEHEQEHTQARQELEEHEQRKAALVEAAGRAERMVSEARTHTDQIQEAVRAALQEANTAAGHLQTQRTTLETVEEQRGHSASLESELKKLRGALEAAQDDLAALQRKEAAPAAGAGLAPGDACTVCAQPLPSDFTPPPLLDGKALTQARRKVTTRSNAVETAVVAKTEAAAQLKATERKVEKHRRGHLAARERMDAALLQVQELVDAVHPAGAPATATALDTLGRQTTAQAHALAEGEPVGRAEITRAVKGLAQPLRDAEGEALTAHTSAQAELGAAQAEHEAARAELKRQRGRLQRERKRLDKTRLQYETELASLLTEVGELPPSIRPAQPSPSQLPSLQDIASAQEAAGQRLERLEQRTLERDDARQALTLHSENLQALEARRRRTIETPTRNLIKQLERWADTATEAAGLLEAKASPDLPPVPDAGDLAAVDTYCMALASLHQRLTGTLGQAAQHAVDEVRAFEKELIRQAGAPADETDQEPGFSVPEKSDLLAPAVLDPLSRKTIQAEAAHDKAKTDLSTARSQIPYADALGTALTDAHRQAAVWKNVSEQLTDGRFLTYLTDQRTHALLRHGSRILRQISMGDYGFTEDFQIVDRATNHAREPETLSGGETFQTSLALALALVELHNTSHSKLESLFLDEGFGSLDNIRLGDTLAVLSDSVAQDTRVIVISHLFPVADVVDDVLLVHKTDQGSTAAWLTPQETTEAIQDAIGRLLENT; this comes from the coding sequence GTGAAGCCCTTGCGGCTCACCCTCACGGGAGTGCGCAGCTACGCCGGCACCTGCAGCATCGACTTCACCGGCAAACGCCTGCTCGCCATTCTGGGCAACACCGGCGTGGGCAAGTCCACCATCCTCGAGGCGATCATCTTCGCCCTGTACGGGACGTGTTCGTGGTCCAAGGACCCCAAGGCCGCCTACGAGCTGATCGGCAAGGGATGCCCCAGCATGGACGTGGCATTCGAGTTCTCGGCGAACGGCCGCGAGTGGAGTGTGCGCCGCACCCTGCATGCGGACCGCAAGCAAAGGCCGCAGGCCCTGCTCGAGCCCCTGGCCGAAGACAGCGCCGACTTGCAGGTCGACGGCAAGGCCGCGGTGACGCAGGCGGTGACCCGGATCATCGGACTGGACTGGGACGGCTTTGTCAGCACGGTCCTGCTGCGCCAGGGGAAGTTCGACACCCTCCTCAAGGCCCCCAAGGCCATGCGTGCCGACATCCTGCGGCACATCTTCGGCATCAACGAGCTCGAGCGTGTACGCAAGCGGGCCGGCGTGCGACTGGAGCGCCTGAATACGCAGATCACCGAGGGGACCAGGGCCCGCGCGCTTCTCCTGCCGGATCCTCATGCTGCCGCTTCCCAGGCGCTGCTGGACCTGGAACGCACCCGGGGTATCGCGGCCCGTCGGCGCGAGCGACTGGATGCGCTGCGCGCGGCCCAGAGCCGGGCCGTCGAGCACAAGCACCGCAAGACGGGCTTGGACAAAGCGGCGCGACTGCTGCGTGAGCGTGCTGTTGCGGATGCGAGCATCACGATGGCCGCGCTGGCCCGGAAGAAGAGGGAACTCGATGCCGAGGCAGCAGAACAGGAGACCACCGGACGCGACCTGACCGAGAAACTGGAGGCGGCACAGGGCGCCCTGGATACGGCCGCACAGTCCGGTGACACGCTCCGCTCCCTGTCCAGCGCGTTCGCTGTCCTGTCCCGCCTGCCGGAGCGTGCAGCCGGCCTGGACGCCGTCGAACAGCGGCTGAAGCAGGAGCAGGAGCAGCACAACGAGCACGAACAGGAGCACACGCAGGCACGACAGGAACTGGAAGAGCACGAGCAGCGCAAGGCGGCCCTCGTCGAGGCCGCCGGCCGGGCCGAGCGCATGGTGAGCGAGGCACGCACGCACACCGACCAGATCCAGGAGGCCGTCCGGGCAGCGCTGCAGGAGGCCAACACCGCGGCCGGGCATCTGCAGACTCAGCGCACGACGCTCGAGACGGTGGAGGAACAGCGCGGCCACAGCGCCAGCCTGGAGAGCGAGCTGAAGAAGCTGCGCGGCGCTCTGGAAGCAGCCCAGGACGACCTCGCAGCGCTGCAGCGCAAGGAAGCGGCCCCCGCGGCGGGTGCTGGTCTGGCGCCCGGGGACGCCTGCACGGTGTGCGCCCAGCCCCTCCCGAGCGACTTCACTCCCCCGCCGCTGCTGGACGGCAAGGCGCTTACTCAGGCCAGACGCAAGGTCACCACACGCTCGAACGCCGTCGAAACGGCGGTCGTTGCCAAGACGGAGGCGGCCGCCCAGCTGAAGGCAACCGAGCGGAAGGTCGAAAAGCACCGCCGCGGACACCTGGCCGCCCGCGAGCGCATGGACGCGGCGCTGCTCCAGGTGCAGGAGCTGGTGGACGCGGTACACCCAGCCGGTGCTCCTGCCACGGCCACCGCCCTGGACACGCTGGGCCGGCAGACGACGGCTCAGGCACACGCCCTTGCCGAGGGCGAACCAGTAGGCCGGGCGGAGATCACCCGTGCGGTCAAAGGACTTGCCCAGCCGCTGCGCGACGCGGAGGGTGAGGCCCTCACAGCCCACACGAGCGCCCAGGCGGAGCTGGGGGCGGCGCAGGCCGAGCACGAGGCGGCCCGGGCCGAGCTCAAACGCCAGCGCGGCCGCTTGCAGCGTGAACGCAAACGGCTGGACAAGACCCGGCTGCAGTACGAGACCGAGCTGGCGAGTCTGCTGACGGAGGTCGGCGAACTGCCGCCCTCCATCCGCCCCGCCCAGCCCTCCCCGTCACAACTACCCTCCCTGCAAGACATCGCCTCCGCGCAGGAGGCGGCCGGCCAGCGCCTCGAACGGCTCGAGCAGAGGACACTGGAGCGTGACGACGCCCGGCAGGCCCTCACGCTGCACAGCGAAAACCTCCAGGCCCTGGAGGCACGCCGCCGGCGCACGATCGAGACCCCCACACGCAATCTCATCAAGCAGCTGGAGCGCTGGGCGGACACGGCCACCGAGGCCGCAGGCCTTCTCGAGGCCAAGGCATCCCCCGACCTGCCTCCTGTCCCGGACGCAGGCGACCTGGCCGCCGTCGACACCTACTGCATGGCCCTCGCCTCGCTGCATCAGCGTCTGACCGGCACGCTCGGGCAGGCCGCGCAGCACGCCGTCGACGAGGTCCGCGCATTCGAGAAGGAGCTGATCCGCCAAGCCGGCGCCCCCGCCGACGAGACAGACCAGGAACCCGGCTTCTCGGTGCCCGAGAAGAGCGACCTGCTCGCCCCCGCCGTTCTCGACCCGCTCAGCCGCAAGACCATCCAAGCCGAAGCCGCGCACGACAAGGCCAAGACCGACCTGAGCACCGCGCGGTCCCAAATCCCCTACGCCGACGCGCTGGGCACCGCCCTCACAGATGCCCACCGGCAGGCCGCGGTGTGGAAGAACGTGAGCGAACAGCTCACCGACGGGAGGTTCCTCACCTATCTCACCGATCAGCGCACCCATGCGCTGCTAAGGCACGGCAGCAGGATCCTCCGGCAGATCTCCATGGGCGACTACGGGTTCACCGAGGACTTCCAGATCGTTGACCGCGCCACCAATCACGCGCGCGAGCCGGAGACCCTCTCCGGCGGAGAGACCTTCCAGACCTCCCTCGCGCTGGCGCTGGCGCTCGTCGAACTCCACAACACCAGCCACAGCAAGCTGGAAAGCCTGTTCCTGGACGAAGGCTTCGGCTCGCTGGACAACATCCGCCTGGGCGACACCCTCGCCGTCCTGAGCGACAGCGTGGCCCAGGACACGAGGGTCATCGTCATCAGCCACCTGTTCCCGGTAGCCGATGTCGTCGACGACGTCCTGCTCGTCCACAAGACCGACCAGGGCTCCACCGCCGCCTGGCTCACACCGCAAGAAACCACCGAAGCCATCCAGGACGCGATCGGGCGCCTGCTGGAAAACACCTGA
- a CDS encoding AAA family ATPase, whose translation MRPVRLTLTEVRNYPGASTIDVTGKHLPGITGDTGAGKSTILEAIIFALYGRCPWPKDSRGFEELPRTALEDTGMEAS comes from the coding sequence ATGAGGCCCGTGCGGCTCACCCTCACAGAAGTGCGCAATTACCCCGGCGCCAGCACTATCGACGTCACCGGCAAGCATCTGCCTGGCATCACTGGCGATACCGGCGCGGGCAAGTCCACCATCCTCGAGGCGATCATCTTCGCCCTGTACGGGAGGTGCCCGTGGCCGAAGGACAGCAGGGGTTTTGAGGAACTGCCGCGCACCGCGCTGGAAGACACCGGGATGGAGGCATCGTGA
- a CDS encoding exonuclease SbcCD subunit D, which produces MSRLLHTSDWHLGHILHGHPRDEDFDAVLAEIVAIAQESQPDLIVNSGDLFHSSRPTVRDMFRAMRTLRELAAIAPTVVLAGNHDSPDYFEFFNFMSGPSCGRGLFFVDRLRPAHDGGVMTFEACGGEQRIRLAVLPFVHPNRFWRHDSTSGTSYADYTAAMRGLQGELTEALHEGYDPNRDILLFTTHVFITGARTSPSERAVDEAFETPPEDLPVVSYAALGHIHRPQAIEGLKFAARYAGSPLAMDFGEADEIKSVVIVDADPGRPVRVLPRRLSSGRRLTHFTGTLEELKATADQYDGTFLKPAITGEEPDGLLSQKIAEIVPNAILINAAPAREAAVSAVLDGDLSDEPALPDAFRAYLAREGVDADAAESTVTAFLHLLNELDDETLTPVPAEEQLRAALENPWKEAS; this is translated from the coding sequence ATGAGCAGACTGCTCCACACCTCCGACTGGCATTTGGGCCACATCCTGCACGGGCATCCACGCGACGAGGACTTCGACGCCGTCCTGGCCGAGATCGTGGCCATCGCCCAGGAGAGCCAGCCGGACCTGATCGTCAACAGCGGCGACCTGTTCCACTCCTCCCGTCCCACCGTCCGGGACATGTTCCGCGCCATGCGCACCCTGCGCGAACTCGCCGCCATCGCCCCCACCGTGGTCCTGGCCGGCAACCACGACTCCCCCGACTACTTCGAGTTCTTCAACTTCATGAGCGGTCCCTCCTGCGGCCGGGGCCTGTTCTTCGTCGACCGGCTCCGCCCAGCACACGACGGGGGCGTAATGACCTTCGAGGCCTGCGGCGGTGAGCAGCGCATCCGGCTGGCTGTCCTGCCCTTCGTGCACCCGAACCGGTTCTGGCGGCACGATTCCACCTCCGGCACGTCGTATGCCGACTACACCGCGGCGATGCGCGGTCTGCAGGGGGAACTGACGGAGGCCTTGCACGAGGGATACGACCCCAACCGGGACATCCTGCTGTTCACGACCCATGTGTTCATCACCGGCGCTAGGACCTCCCCGAGCGAACGGGCCGTGGACGAGGCCTTCGAAACCCCTCCCGAAGACCTTCCGGTGGTGTCGTACGCCGCTCTCGGACACATCCACCGCCCGCAGGCCATCGAGGGCCTGAAGTTCGCCGCCCGCTACGCGGGCAGCCCGCTTGCCATGGACTTCGGCGAGGCCGACGAGATCAAGAGCGTCGTGATCGTCGACGCCGACCCGGGGCGGCCGGTGCGGGTGCTGCCGCGCCGGCTCTCCAGCGGCCGGCGGCTGACCCACTTCACCGGGACCCTCGAGGAACTGAAGGCCACGGCCGACCAATACGACGGGACCTTCCTCAAACCGGCGATCACCGGCGAGGAGCCCGACGGGCTCCTCAGCCAGAAGATCGCCGAGATCGTCCCGAACGCGATCCTCATCAACGCCGCCCCGGCGCGGGAAGCGGCCGTCAGCGCCGTCCTGGACGGTGACCTGAGCGACGAGCCGGCACTCCCCGACGCATTCCGGGCCTACCTGGCACGTGAGGGAGTGGACGCAGATGCCGCGGAGTCGACCGTCACCGCATTCCTCCACCTGCTCAACGAACTCGACGACGAGACGCTGACCCCGGTCCCTGCCGAGGAACAGCTGCGCGCCGCGCTGGAAAACCCCTGGAAGGAGGCGTCATGA
- a CDS encoding AAA domain-containing protein, which produces MTPPHQPSPQQQMDQAAHAILEQLPTLTHRGLVVDSPPGAGKSTLVAQAADALAQSSAPRVVITQTNSQVDHLVRRFAQHHPHLRTARLTATDHTVPHDLQAHPGIRIGTRIEALEKTADVIVGTAMKWATVTDRRWPWAIIDEAYQMRSDTLLWIAGIFDRALFVGDPGQLDPFSEVETDRFHGLSHDPMNSAVAVLLANNRDLPVHSLPVSWRLPPSAVPPISNAFYPSTPFHAGSREADRTLTFSPLDIRTPTDEVIEHAARTGWALFELPARITGRRDIEAFQAVLGIAERLLTRRAITTCEENPQGHILQPGDIAIGTAHRSQAHDIRALLTRHYPQLHGITVDTANRLQGCEFRITIVLHPLSGRGDASAFHLEAGRLCVLTSRHRHACIVVARAGIAELLDAHPSNDPVHPGAASKVADGWEANHAVLAHLTEHTINAQARPGRRRG; this is translated from the coding sequence GTGACACCCCCTCACCAGCCATCGCCGCAGCAGCAGATGGATCAGGCCGCCCACGCCATCCTGGAACAACTGCCCACGCTCACCCACCGCGGACTCGTCGTGGACTCTCCGCCCGGCGCCGGCAAATCCACCCTGGTCGCCCAGGCCGCCGACGCTCTCGCGCAATCCAGCGCCCCCCGCGTCGTCATCACCCAGACCAACAGCCAGGTCGACCACCTCGTGCGGCGATTCGCCCAGCACCACCCGCACCTGCGAACCGCCCGGCTCACCGCAACGGACCACACCGTCCCGCACGACCTGCAGGCACATCCCGGCATCCGGATCGGCACCCGCATCGAAGCCCTCGAAAAGACGGCCGACGTCATTGTGGGAACCGCCATGAAATGGGCCACGGTCACCGACCGCCGATGGCCATGGGCGATCATCGACGAGGCCTACCAGATGCGCTCCGACACGCTTTTGTGGATCGCCGGCATCTTCGACCGGGCCCTCTTCGTCGGAGACCCCGGCCAACTCGACCCCTTCTCCGAGGTCGAAACCGACCGCTTCCATGGCCTGTCCCACGACCCCATGAACAGCGCGGTCGCCGTCCTGCTCGCCAACAACCGCGACCTGCCCGTCCACTCCCTGCCCGTGTCCTGGCGCCTGCCACCTTCAGCGGTCCCCCCGATCAGCAACGCCTTCTACCCCTCCACGCCCTTCCACGCCGGAAGCCGTGAAGCCGACCGCACCCTCACGTTCTCCCCCCTCGACATCCGCACCCCCACCGACGAGGTCATCGAACACGCCGCCCGAACCGGATGGGCACTGTTCGAGCTACCGGCCCGCATCACTGGCCGACGCGACATCGAAGCCTTCCAGGCCGTCCTCGGCATCGCCGAGCGGCTGCTGACCCGGCGCGCCATCACCACCTGCGAGGAAAACCCCCAGGGGCACATCCTGCAGCCCGGTGACATCGCCATCGGCACCGCCCACCGCAGCCAGGCCCACGACATCCGCGCACTCCTGACCCGCCACTACCCCCAACTGCACGGCATCACCGTCGACACCGCCAACCGACTCCAAGGCTGCGAATTCCGCATCACCATCGTCCTGCACCCCCTCTCCGGCCGCGGCGACGCCTCCGCCTTCCACCTGGAAGCCGGCCGCCTGTGCGTCCTCACCTCACGCCACCGCCACGCCTGCATCGTCGTCGCCCGCGCCGGCATCGCCGAACTCCTCGACGCCCACCCCTCCAACGACCCCGTACACCCCGGCGCCGCCTCCAAGGTTGCCGACGGCTGGGAGGCCAACCACGCAGTCCTCGCCCACCTGACCGAGCACACCATCAACGCCCAGGCACGGCCCGGTCGCCGACGCGGATGA